DNA sequence from the Streptomyces sp. HUAS 15-9 genome:
ACGGCGACGCGGCCTTCGACACCGCGAGCATCGTCAAGGTCGACATCCTGGCGACCCTGCTGCTCCAGGCGCAGGACGCCGGCCGGCGTCTCACGGCGGCCGAGAAGGCGTACGCCACGAAGATGATCGAGAACAGCGACAACGCCTCCGCGACGGCGCTGTGGAACACCATCGGCCGGGCCGACGGCCTCGACGCGGCGAACAAGCGCTTCGGTCTCACGCGGACAGAGGGCGGTGACGGCGCGCTGTGGGGGCTGACCCAGACCACTGCCGCCGACCAACTCGTCATGCTCCAGCAGGTGTTCGGGGACGACTCGAAGCTGAGCGAGGCCTCGCGGGCGTATCTCCAGCGGCTGATGAAGAACATTGAGGCCGACCAGCACTGGGGGGTCTCCGCCGTGGCGGACGGCTCCGGTTGGGCGCTGAAGAACGGCTGGCTGGCGCGCAGCACGACCGGCCTGTGGGACGTCAACAGCATCGGGCGCGTGACGCTCGACGGCACCGCCTACCTGGTGGCCGTCCTGTCGAACGGCAGCACCTCGCAGGCGAAGGGCATCTCCCTGGTCGAGGCGGCGGCGAAGGCGGCCGTGTCGGCGTTCACCGATGGCAACTCGGCGTCCGTGTCCACGTCCACCTCGGCGACGGAGACGAACTGACGGTTCCGAACCGGAGCCTCAGTGGCCGCGATACCGGCGCGACGCGCGGCGGCTGCGCCACAGGACGACCGCCGTGACCAGGAGCACTCCACCGGCACTGCCCGCCAGCGGGCCCGCCCAGCCGGAGGCGCCCTCGCTGGCCTCGGTGCTGTCCGGTCCCGGGCCGAAGTACTTCTCGCCGTAGGCCGCCGAGTGGAGGCCCTGTGGCTTGAGGCGGGCGGCGGCCTTGACGGCTGCGGCCGGGTCGATGAGGCCGAAGCCGCGGGAGTCGTCGCGGCCCCCGCTGGGCGCGTCCCGGGCGGTGTCCTCGAGGAGCTTCTTGATCTGGGCCGGGGTCAGCCCCGGGTGGGCCGCCTTGACCAGGGCCACCGCGCCCGAGACGAAGGCGGAGGCGGCGCTCGTCCCCCAGCCCTCGTAGTACTTGTGGTCCGGGTCGGCGATGACGATGTCGACACCGGGCGCGCTGACCGCGGCGTACCAGCGGCGGGTGGAGAAGGAGGCGCGGGTGCCGTAGCGGTCGACCGCGGCGGCGGCTATGACACCGGGGTAGGCGGCCGGGTACGAGATGTGGTCGCCCTTCGCGCCGCCGTTGCCCGCGGAGGCGACGACGACGGCGCCCTTCTTGAGCGCGTACTGCACGGCCTCGTCCTCGCTCGGCTCCGGGTGCGCGGAGGCGGAGTCGTCGCCGAGGGAGAGGTTGATGACGTCGGCGCCGTGGTCGGCGGCCCAGCGAATGCCCTCGGCGAGGGCGTTGCCGCGGGTGGCGCGGGCCTTGCCGCGGGCGGTGTCGCCGTCTTCGAGGATCACCCGGACCGGGAGGATCTTGGCCTCCGGGGCGATGCCCATGACGCCGTCGGTATCACCGGGTCCGTGCCCGTGGCCCGCGATGATGCCGGCCATCGCCGTGCCGTGCCGGGCCCAGGTACGGTCGCCGCGCTTCGCCCCGAACCTGATCAGATCCTTGCCCGGCAGCACGTTGCCGTCGAGGTCGGGGTGGTCGGCCTCGACGCCGGTGTCCAGGACGGCGACGGTGATGCCCTTGCCCTTGGTGGTCTGCCAGG
Encoded proteins:
- a CDS encoding class A beta-lactamase-related serine hydrolase, with product MESSRARRRRRARPSRGRTLVHTALAIAAIAGVTAGGTAYVTARAHSGPVSSAKSPSPASSSSSSASASGEESVEPVAEPAVDRVALLTEAMKSVTVPASAKVSAAVLSLDSGESADYGDAAFDTASIVKVDILATLLLQAQDAGRRLTAAEKAYATKMIENSDNASATALWNTIGRADGLDAANKRFGLTRTEGGDGALWGLTQTTAADQLVMLQQVFGDDSKLSEASRAYLQRLMKNIEADQHWGVSAVADGSGWALKNGWLARSTTGLWDVNSIGRVTLDGTAYLVAVLSNGSTSQAKGISLVEAAAKAAVSAFTDGNSASVSTSTSATETN
- the mycP gene encoding type VII secretion-associated serine protease mycosin → MNSRRVGRLTGSALSLLLAGSLALVPATTAYADGIRAQQWALSAMHTQQAWQTTKGKGITVAVLDTGVEADHPDLDGNVLPGKDLIRFGAKRGDRTWARHGTAMAGIIAGHGHGPGDTDGVMGIAPEAKILPVRVILEDGDTARGKARATRGNALAEGIRWAADHGADVINLSLGDDSASAHPEPSEDEAVQYALKKGAVVVASAGNGGAKGDHISYPAAYPGVIAAAAVDRYGTRASFSTRRWYAAVSAPGVDIVIADPDHKYYEGWGTSAASAFVSGAVALVKAAHPGLTPAQIKKLLEDTARDAPSGGRDDSRGFGLIDPAAAVKAAARLKPQGLHSAAYGEKYFGPGPDSTEASEGASGWAGPLAGSAGGVLLVTAVVLWRSRRASRRYRGH